The following is a genomic window from Bacteroidales bacterium.
ATTGAAATTCTGAGAACTCCTGCTTTAGTTTATTTCCAGCAAGATCTAAAACCCATAATATCCTTTGTTATGGCAATAATTATATGATCTATTTATAAAGAATTAAATATCAAGTAAATCCTTCCCGGAATCCTTGAGCAATCTCACCGACCACCTGATTATAACAAATGAACTGATAATTGCACTAATAGCATCGAACCACAATATATTCCATATCATAGCTGCTGTTAATCCGATAATTGCAGTGATACTTGTTAAGGCATCAGCCATTACATGCAGATAAGCTGCCCTGATGTTATGATCGGAATGTTCATGTTCGTGATGCAGGATAAAGGCTGAAGCAACATTTACTGCAAGTCCGATTAATGCAACCAGTATAGCTTCTTTAAAATGAATGTCTCCCGGATTCCAGAGCCTCTGAACAGCCTGAAAAAGGATACCAAAAGCGAATATTAAAAGCATCAAACCGCTGCTATAACCTGAAAGCGATAAAATCTTATCGGAACTCCCCCTGAATTCTTCTTTTTTTGATACTCTTCTGACTATAATGTATGCGATCCAGCTCATTCCTATTGCAAATACATGAGAACCCATATGTATTCCATCGGCGAGTAAGGCCATCGACCTTGTAGATAATCCAAATACAATTTCGACAACCATTGTAATTGCTGTCAGTACAACAACATAAAGAGTCTTTGACTCGAATTTTTGCCGGATTTCGGAGGACATAATTAAAATTTCTGTTCTGCACAATTTACATATTAAAACTTTCAGATCAAATATTAATTCTGCCTCATCGGAGAATTGGAAGCACCGATTCCTGTATGAACAATGGGCTTACCTGAGGAGTTGTGAAGTTTCGTTCTGTAAATGCAATAACAAGTCTGTAATCGCTAAATATATAAAGTTTCTGTCCCCCGGCACCTTCAGCTGTGATAACTTTAGTCGTTAAACCTTCGCCGACCGGCATGTACCTGATCCACCAGAAATAGCCATATCCGCTTATATCAAACCCGGATGAGAGGTAAGATTGTGTTGATTTTAAAATCCAGTTTTCAGAAATGATCTTCTTATTCTCCCATCTCCCCTTATTCAGCACCATAATACCAATTTTTACAATATCGTTCGGTTTCAGAAAGAGCCCACCCCCTGCATGGCAGAATCCCTTTGAGTCTTTGATCCAGTAGTAATCATTAATTCCCAATGGTTTAAACAGGTACTTATCTGCAAATTCCGATAGCGACATTTTTGATGACCTCTCAATTATTCCTGCAATAATCATCGGGCAACCACTATTATATTCAAATTCTGTCAGGGGAGGTTTAACAACCGGTTTTGACAGTGCATACTGCAGATAATTACCACTGTTAAACATTTTAATATTATCATTTCCCGGATCATTCAGGGGGAGCATTTCCTCCCAGTCAAAACCTGCAGACATTGTAAGAAGATCTTTAATTTTCAGATTTGATCTTAAACTTTCACCGGGATTGAAATACTCAGGAAAATATCTGTTAACGCTTTCATTTTCGTCAGCGATAAATCCTTTATCAATTGCTATTCCGAGTAATAATGAAACTATGCTTTTGGTCTGGGATTGAATCTGATGCAATGAATCTTCTTCAGCACCATTGTAATATTTTTCAAATCTTATTTTCCCATCGTACCAGACTATAAAACTTTCCACATTTTTAAAGAAAACACGTGGATTTGTCTCTATTAATCTGTCTGCTGTAAGGATAACCGAATCAATATCAGTTACTTTAATGTATTGTGAGTTTAAATTTACTGAAATTGAAATCAGTACTATTAGAGAATAGAATCCGCTTTTTTTCATAATACTTGGTTTTATCCGAATATGATTTATCTTTTTTCGAAAAGATAAATAAAACTGACTACCTGGGATCAGATAATATACAATTGACATTATTGGATCAACGGATGGAGATGTGGATGTGGGATCTCCTGAAATTCGAAGTTTTTATTCAACCCCTTCAGGGCAGGCTCTTCGGGGTAACTCTTTATCAATCATAAATTTGTTATTTATGAACTAATCATCTATTTCCTGTAAAGACAACATTCAGGAAGTGCAGAATAAGTAACATCATCGGCTTTAAAAAGTTCAGTATCATGGCCAGAATCCGCTATCACCTTATGGATTGTTTTCAGATCAGTTTTTGCCTGATC
Proteins encoded in this region:
- a CDS encoding serine hydrolase; this encodes MKKSGFYSLIVLISISVNLNSQYIKVTDIDSVILTADRLIETNPRVFFKNVESFIVWYDGKIRFEKYYNGAEEDSLHQIQSQTKSIVSLLLGIAIDKGFIADENESVNRYFPEYFNPGESLRSNLKIKDLLTMSAGFDWEEMLPLNDPGNDNIKMFNSGNYLQYALSKPVVKPPLTEFEYNSGCPMIIAGIIERSSKMSLSEFADKYLFKPLGINDYYWIKDSKGFCHAGGGLFLKPNDIVKIGIMVLNKGRWENKKIISENWILKSTQSYLSSGFDISGYGYFWWIRYMPVGEGLTTKVITAEGAGGQKLYIFSDYRLVIAFTERNFTTPQVSPLFIQESVLPILR
- a CDS encoding cation transporter; amino-acid sequence: MSSEIRQKFESKTLYVVVLTAITMVVEIVFGLSTRSMALLADGIHMGSHVFAIGMSWIAYIIVRRVSKKEEFRGSSDKILSLSGYSSGLMLLIFAFGILFQAVQRLWNPGDIHFKEAILVALIGLAVNVASAFILHHEHEHSDHNIRAAYLHVMADALTSITAIIGLTAAMIWNILWFDAISAIISSFVIIRWSVRLLKDSGKDLLDI